In Uranotaenia lowii strain MFRU-FL chromosome 2, ASM2978415v1, whole genome shotgun sequence, one genomic interval encodes:
- the LOC129747706 gene encoding WD repeat and FYVE domain-containing protein 2-like: protein MAAEIKPAPRSANDRFCTTKKPELLSKLEGCNDDVNAALLIPGEEGVISVCDDKTIRVWLRRNSGQYWPSICQYMPSGCTSLCYTPETRTLFIGQENGTISQFTLSDDCNRLTPIREYLAHQARITNVIFAKHTGWILSCGRDKFFAFHSTETGERIGCFTFEAMCTSMQFDALAKYAFIGDYSGQITMLKLSSTGATVVTTMKGHAGSVRTLYWAEGPQLLFSGSYDQSVIVWDVGGKRGTTYELHGHNNKVSSLSYACNTQQLISAGEDSVVVFWEMNAMRKVAPEWVESDTCQLCTRAFFWNLRAMIDQKQIGIRQHHCRYCGKAVCDKCSTNRINIPIMGFEFDVRACDGCFQRLKSEERPSLALFHDAKHSIVGMDLDEPKKRLLTVGQDRIIKIWDLSSIWP from the exons ATGGCGGCGGAGATTAAACCAGCACCACGAAGTGCCAACGATCGGTTCTGCACCACCAAGAAGCCGGAATTGCTGAGCAAGCTCGAGGGTTGCAATGATGACGTGAACGCAGCGCTCCTGATCCCTGGCGAAGAAGGCGTTATCAGTGTTTGCGATGACAA AACTATTCGCGTCTGGTTGCGGCGCAATTCGGGCCAATATTGGCCCTCGATTTGTCAGTATATGCCGTCGGGATGTACGTCGCTGTGCTACACACCGGAGACGCGAACACTCTTCATTGGCCAGGAGAATGGCACGATTTCCCAGTTCACCCTGTCTGACGATTGTAACCGGCTGACACCGATCCGAGAGTACCTGGCCCATCAGGCGCGCATCACCAACGTTATCTTCGCCAAACACACCGGGTGGATACTGTCCTGCGGGCGGGACAAGTTTTTCGCATTCCACAGCACCGAAACCGGAGAGCGGATTGGATGCTTCACATTCGAAGCCATGTGCACCTCGATGCA ATTCGATGCTCTTGCAAAGTATGCTTTTATAGGTGATTACAGTGGCCAAATTACGATGCTGAAGCTCAGTTCTACCGGGGCTACCGTTGTGACCACCATGAAGGGACACGCAGGTTCAGTGAGGACATTGTACTGGGCCGAAGGACCACAGCTGCTGTTCAGCGGTTCGTACGATCAATCGGTGATCGTTTGGGATGTCGGTGGCAAACGAGGGACCACCTATGAATTACACGGCCACAA TAACAAGGTTTCTTCGCTATCGTACGCCTGCAACACACAGCAACTGATTTCGGCTGGTGAGGATTCGGTCGTGGTATTCTGGGAGATGAACGCCATGCGGAAGGTTGCACCCGAGTGGGTCGAGTCGGATACGTGCCAGCTATGTACGAGGGCGTTTTTCTGGAATTTGCGTGCCATGATCGACCAAAAGCAAATCGGCATCCGGCAGCACCATTGCCGCTACTGTGGCAAAGCCGTCTGCGACAAGTGCTCCACCAATCGCATCAACATTCCGATTATGGGATTCGAGTTTGATGTGCGAGCCTGCGATGGTTGTTTCCAACGgttgaagagtgaaga ACGACCTTCACTCGCTCTGTTCCACGATGCCAAGCACAGCATCGTCGGTATGGATTTGGACGAACCGAAGAAAAGACTGCTCACTGTTGGCCAAGATCGTATCATCAAAATTTGGGACCTGTCCTCGATCTGGCCCTAG